The nucleotide window ATCTCATTCAATTCAGTGTAGCATGCCTTTCAGCAAAAATCCTCAAGACAGAACAGGGTGCTCTGAAGATTTTATGTTCCTTGCAAATTAATCACATACCTGTAACAATAATAAATGGTTCTATTAAAAAGCAAGCCAATGTGGAACCTTCTTTACCTGTATGATCTTTTTCCTAAGAAGCAccttttgttaatttttgcagCTGTTACACTGAAAAACCTGGAAGAAATATATTCCAGACTATATTCATTTCCTCATATAGCTCTTTTACTTtcacttaaaaactacatttttaTCATATTTCTGCAAATGTGTAATTAGTAATTTGGTAGAATAAGTTGGAATTATCCAGTTAATAAGGctaaatttaattatttctaGATTGTGCTGCAGAAAAATGTAATAAAGTATTTCTTTTCAAGTTACCAACTGTACTTGATAGATTCAAGAGTTACAGTAACTCTTTTCAGCAGTCTAgaagtttatctttttttttgtatttagtttaATGTCCATGATCTCATTTCCTTAAGATCTTATGAAGTTTTCCACATAGTTTTGCAATAGTTTAGTAATGAACCAGAGAGGTTAAAATTTATCCTACTTGTCATATCTTATCAGCAAGTACCTTGAAAGAGATTTAACATGTATTTTAACTGAATAAACATTCCAGTAAAATGTGTTTCCAACAACACATTCcatttagaaaatataaaaaataaatacctgtCTTCATCACCATCAACAGGAATAGATATGCCAAAGACAGAGCTGGCAAGACTGTTCATAGGAGTAGTCGCAGGTAAATTAAGAGGGTTTGTTAAACTGTCCGGAATAGGTGGCTTCACATGAAGTTTGTTTTCAGCAACAAGAGAAAGTGGTGGTTGAGGTAGGGGTTCAGATTTTCTTCTAGTATCATCAATCTGACCTAAAGGTTGTGTCTGAAACTGTCCAATGTTAGATTGTGGCAGATTCGTAGGTACACTGCTTGTGCCTTGCATTAATGGAAGGCCAATATGTTGCTGGACAACACTGGAACTTCTACTGACAGATGTATGGCTGGTCAGCTGAGATTGGACTAAAGTAACAGAGGCATTTGGCATAGTAACAGAAGTTGTAGATACATTAGGCACAGTAGTACCAGGTACAACTACAGGCACATTCTGAACTCCAGAGACTACACTGTGTGGAGTACCAGCCACTTGACTGCTTCCACCCATTTGCTGCTGAGTCATGGATTTCTGTTGAACAGCCCCTGCATGTCCAATGCCTTGCTGTACCACACCTCCTGGCTGAGAAATGACAGTCTGAAGTGGAGTAGTCAGGCCACTCTGCATTAGCCCAGATCCCTGTCCTATTGTTTCGCCTGCTGGTGAAGCAACTCCCATCACTGGTGCTAGAGGTGAGGGATTCTGACCAACTACTTGTGCTGCTGGAAGACTGGAAGCTCCTGTGACTGAGCCAGAAGCAGCCTGTTGAGTAGCTCCTTGAGACTGCATTACTGTCATATGCTGAATGTACTCTGGCTGACCAGGAGTCTGGGCTGACACCATGTGTACTGGTGGAATCTGTGACTGAGAATAAGCAAACTGCTGAGTTTGTGCCACTGGTACATTAGCTTGCTGTACCTGCTGCTGTGGCATGGGCAAACCTGGCTGAGCTATTGCTACATTCGTAGGTGGTAAGCCTTTCCCATTGGGCCCAGCTTGCCCCATGCTCTGTGCATTTACCTGTGTCTGCAACAAAGGCCCCATCACCTGCTGGCCTGCTACTGTGGCCCCTGAATAGATTGGCTGAGCACTACTGTGAGGCTGCTGACCAATAACAAAATTAGGCTGCTGTGGAGAGGGCTGGTTTATTTTCTCTGGCTGGAGTAGCTGTGAAACAGCAGTAACAGAACTGTCAGCTAAGGAGTCAGGACCATGCACAGAAGTTGCCACACCTGAGACTATCAATGAACTACCAGTAGCACCTAAGCCACTGTCCCTATCTTGAACAGCTTGTTCAAAAGTACTGTTGTGTCTAATGCAATCACCAGTCCTGGCTAACACAGCCCCACCATCTGAGTCCCGATCATAGTATTCCATACACGTCCATCGCCCCCGTCTATACGGCTCTCCAGTACCATGGTCTAGCTTGATCACTCTGAAGCGAGAACTGCATGCAGCAGCAGCCGTTAGAGGCATGGCTGCCGGACCAGCAGCTGGTTGCACACTGCTGCCTCCTGTCGCTACTGAGCAGGCTTGGCTGGCAGTCGTTGAAGGCATCACAGTGCTCCTGGGAACCGCTCCTCCGTTGGCAACAGGCACAGCAGGAGAAGGCGGTGCTGGCTGTATCCCTCCGGAAgctgcagcaacagcagcagcagctacttgGCCATCCAGAAGCAAATTGGGAGAGACTGTCCCTGGAGTCTCGGCATCACCCACATTGTTGAGAGTCTCCTCAGAGGAGCTACGCTCACAGACATCTTCAGGTCCATAGTCAGTGGCACGGGACACATCGAAAATCTCTGATGAAACATCCTCGGTGCGGGATTCATCTGGGTCATCCAGGCTCTCCGTGTCCTCCGTGATGCTGCTGGCCACCTGGGCCGTTGTCACACTTGTGATCTGGAAACAGCTCTTCTTCTTGGCCGGCATCTTGGACATGGTTCCTTCGCGATAGAGACGGGGCTGAGAAGTCAAGGGGTTCCGCCCACCTGCCCTCGCTGGAGTCAACGAAAAACTAGGTGAGGATGTTGAAAGGAAGGGATCCGAGCTAGCCACCACACAAGCCTGGCCTGGCGGAGCGAGGAGGATCACGTTCTCTCTACGGCGCAGTCGCTGGAGGTCTCGCACATTCCTCCAGCTTCCCGAAGCAGTCCGGGCTCAGCAGACggtcaccaggcctggggctgGAGATGAGGTAAAGAGAGAAGGGGGGGCGGCGGCCgggctcctcctcttcctccccttgaGTAAAGCGGCGGGCCCCTCGGCGGGCGGGCGGCgccgccacctcctcctcctcctctcctcgcCTCTCAGCGAGTTCCGCTGTCCCCTTTCGCAGCTGCGGTTCCTTTCACAGCCGGTCTCTGGTTGCGCGGCCGGGGTGGCGCTATCACTCAAGCCGCTCCGCTGCCGGGCTTCCGGCCAGACCCGGGATCCCCAAGGCGGGCCCAACGCCGCTGATCCGTCCGCAAGCTTTCGGAGAGGGGCGGCGGCAGCCGGCGAGCCGTCCTGAGGCGCAGGCCGCCCTGCCTCCCCGCTCTACCTGGAGATCAGCACCAGACGCATCATCTtctggggaggagagaaaaggggggaagAGAACGCGCCCGGCTCACAGCGGCCCCCTCAGGCGGGCGGGCCTCTTAGACGCGGCGGTGTCGCTCGCTCCGTGCCTCCGGAGCAACTCTCCCGTCTGCCGAGCCAGGTGGCAGCGAGGCGGAGCGGCCGGgctcctttcccccttttcttaaaACTCCGCGCACGCTCCGCTCCCCAGCGCCGCCGAAGGAGCTGAAATTCAAACTGCTCACTCCCCTCGCTCAAGATGGGGCTCAAATGGAGCCGCGGGGCAG belongs to Candoia aspera isolate rCanAsp1 chromosome 6, rCanAsp1.hap2, whole genome shotgun sequence and includes:
- the TSC22D2 gene encoding TSC22 domain family protein 2 isoform X1, with translation MSKMPAKKKSCFQITSVTTAQVASSITEDTESLDDPDESRTEDVSSEIFDVSRATDYGPEDVCERSSSEETLNNVGDAETPGTVSPNLLLDGQVAAAAVAAASGGIQPAPPSPAVPVANGGAVPRSTVMPSTTASQACSVATGGSSVQPAAGPAAMPLTAAAACSSRFRVIKLDHGTGEPYRRGRWTCMEYYDRDSDGGAVLARTGDCIRHNSTFEQAVQDRDSGLGATGSSLIVSGVATSVHGPDSLADSSVTAVSQLLQPEKINQPSPQQPNFVIGQQPHSSAQPIYSGATVAGQQVMGPLLQTQVNAQSMGQAGPNGKGLPPTNVAIAQPGLPMPQQQVQQANVPVAQTQQFAYSQSQIPPVHMVSAQTPGQPEYIQHMTVMQSQGATQQAASGSVTGASSLPAAQVVGQNPSPLAPVMGVASPAGETIGQGSGLMQSGLTTPLQTVISQPGGVVQQGIGHAGAVQQKSMTQQQMGGSSQVAGTPHSVVSGVQNVPVVVPGTTVPNVSTTSVTMPNASVTLVQSQLTSHTSVSRSSSVVQQHIGLPLMQGTSSVPTNLPQSNIGQFQTQPLGQIDDTRRKSEPLPQPPLSLVAENKLHVKPPIPDSLTNPLNLPATTPMNSLASSVFGISIPVDGDEDRNPSTTFYQVFHSNKLQESKNLWDSASAGGVVAIDNKIEQAMDLVKSHLMYAVREEVEVLKEQIKELVERNSLLERENALLKSLSNNDQLSQLSTQQANPSSTSQQQTVIAQPPQPTQPPQQPNVSSA
- the TSC22D2 gene encoding TSC22 domain family protein 2 isoform X2, whose translation is MSKMPAKKKSCFQITSVTTAQVASSITEDTESLDDPDESRTEDVSSEIFDVSRATDYGPEDVCERSSSEETLNNVGDAETPGTVSPNLLLDGQVAAAAVAAASGGIQPAPPSPAVPVANGGAVPRSTVMPSTTASQACSVATGGSSVQPAAGPAAMPLTAAAACSSRFRVIKLDHGTGEPYRRGRWTCMEYYDRDSDGGAVLARTGDCIRHNSTFEQAVQDRDSGLGATGSSLIVSGVATSVHGPDSLADSSVTAVSQLLQPEKINQPSPQQPNFVIGQQPHSSAQPIYSGATVAGQQVMGPLLQTQVNAQSMGQAGPNGKGLPPTNVAIAQPGLPMPQQQVQQANVPVAQTQQFAYSQSQIPPVHMVSAQTPGQPEYIQHMTVMQSQGATQQAASGSVTGASSLPAAQVVGQNPSPLAPVMGVASPAGETIGQGSGLMQSGLTTPLQTVISQPGGVVQQGIGHAGAVQQKSMTQQQMGGSSQVAGTPHSVVSGVQNVPVVVPGTTVPNVSTTSVTMPNASVTLVQSQLTSHTSVSRSSSVVQQHIGLPLMQGTSSVPTNLPQSNIGQFQTQPLGQIDDTRRKSEPLPQPPLSLVAENKLHVKPPIPDSLTNPLNLPATTPMNSLASSVFGISIPVDGDEDSASAGGVVAIDNKIEQAMDLVKSHLMYAVREEVEVLKEQIKELVERNSLLERENALLKSLSNNDQLSQLSTQQANPSSTSQQQTVIAQPPQPTQPPQQPNVSSA